A genomic stretch from Algoriphagus halophilus includes:
- a CDS encoding DUF748 domain-containing protein, translating into MKKLGIALILLVVLSIAGTHFLENWLSQRIPEILNEQKDRDYDLIFEEINIHLLQRKVDLHAIRLVPLNDSVNTKVNGSFRDISMSGLDLLKIIVERKLEINELKIVEPSLRLIQKNKKGNAQESSMAFQLLFQDIISRGEIKDVILVNGTAEFFTDLDSLVRIGQFTDLNLNIHGLKTDSALIKEDIPFRLESLEANLKNIEYAVNSNQQLKVEELNYNSQEKEMTFKGIGFTYKKGILAALKQSEHQMDLIEFGVKEFKLIHIDTQSSIYGDLSLIAGLATIDSLELIDLRDKNKPRPSEPVKPMFEGIIEKIPFPLRLDTIRIQNSKISYQEIGEGNTQPADLSFENVSAELYNVLTTDSLQQGKTMTLNSRAKLRGHADVEMDIQVPYGNDVFQLEATISGFNLPAINELFAKMGKFRVDSGILLGLRLTMDAQKYSSRNTLAFDYRELKLEMIPDDDSKKGLNTLINSAANLFTSKENIPNSTNYKTARYSTSRNVYRGPFNLIWESSKEGLMEIVPVGIARTFIGGRKK; encoded by the coding sequence ATGAAAAAACTCGGGATAGCACTTATTTTGCTAGTTGTGCTAAGTATAGCAGGGACACATTTTTTGGAAAATTGGCTTTCCCAGAGAATTCCCGAAATCCTCAATGAGCAAAAGGATAGGGATTACGATTTGATTTTTGAGGAGATCAATATCCATTTATTGCAACGCAAAGTTGACCTTCATGCGATAAGGCTGGTACCGTTAAATGATTCCGTAAATACGAAAGTGAATGGTTCATTTCGAGATATATCCATGTCAGGATTGGACTTGTTAAAAATAATAGTGGAGAGAAAGCTTGAAATTAATGAATTGAAAATCGTGGAGCCTTCCTTGCGATTGATTCAAAAAAACAAAAAGGGAAATGCACAAGAGAGTTCTATGGCATTTCAACTTTTGTTTCAAGACATTATTTCCAGGGGAGAAATCAAAGATGTTATTCTGGTAAACGGTACAGCTGAATTTTTTACGGACCTGGATAGCCTGGTAAGAATTGGGCAATTCACGGATTTAAATTTAAATATTCATGGGCTCAAAACTGATTCTGCCCTGATCAAAGAAGACATTCCCTTTCGATTGGAAAGTCTGGAAGCCAATCTCAAGAACATAGAATATGCAGTAAACTCCAATCAACAATTAAAGGTGGAGGAGCTGAATTATAATTCTCAGGAAAAAGAGATGACCTTTAAGGGAATTGGTTTCACTTATAAAAAGGGAATACTTGCTGCTTTGAAACAATCGGAGCACCAAATGGATTTGATTGAATTTGGTGTAAAAGAATTCAAACTGATCCATATTGATACCCAGAGCAGTATTTATGGGGATTTGTCTCTGATAGCCGGGCTGGCGACGATTGACAGTCTGGAACTCATTGATCTTAGGGATAAGAACAAGCCCAGGCCATCTGAACCCGTTAAGCCAATGTTTGAGGGGATCATTGAGAAGATTCCCTTTCCTTTGAGACTAGATACGATCAGAATTCAAAACTCGAAGATCTCTTATCAAGAAATCGGGGAGGGGAATACCCAACCGGCTGATTTGTCTTTTGAAAATGTTTCAGCCGAACTATACAACGTGCTGACTACCGATTCATTACAGCAAGGTAAAACCATGACGTTGAATTCCAGGGCTAAGTTAAGAGGGCATGCTGATGTGGAAATGGATATTCAGGTTCCCTATGGAAATGACGTGTTTCAATTAGAGGCAACCATTAGCGGATTCAACTTACCCGCTATCAATGAACTATTTGCCAAAATGGGTAAATTCAGAGTTGATTCGGGAATTCTTTTAGGGTTAAGATTAACCATGGATGCCCAGAAATATTCATCCAGAAATACGCTTGCTTTTGACTATAGGGAGTTGAAGTTGGAAATGATTCCTGACGATGATTCCAAAAAAGGCTTAAATACTCTGATAAACTCAGCTGCCAACTTATTTACTTCAAAGGAAAATATTCCTAACTCTACTAATTACAAAACAGCCAGATATAGTACCAGTAGAAACGTGTACAGAGGCCCTTTTAATTTGATATGGGAATCCTCCAAGGAGGGATTGATGGAAATAGTTCCAGTCGGCATCGCCAGAACATTCATAGGTGGGAGGAAAAAATAA
- a CDS encoding endonuclease/exonuclease/phosphatase family protein: MKTFFFVLSFCLLSSGLVAQDKNELVKILTYNIYHGENPFNPGQSNLDEIAALIKELNPDMVAMQEVDSMTTRTAKVYGTKVDLVQQLAELTGYHGYFAKAMDFAEGGYGEGLLIKNPATFETQNLSIPEGGEPRAAAWATITLDSGTKIAFAGTHLCHQFEKNRIAQVSEVSKKAKKESLPTIWAGDLNFTPTSEEYRSIKGNWKDAGALPTPYSPTYGSMEDGARIDYVWYDSSKFSLLSYEVLNVPHSDHYPVLVTLQLK; the protein is encoded by the coding sequence ATGAAAACTTTTTTCTTTGTGCTTTCTTTTTGCCTGCTAAGCAGTGGTCTTGTTGCTCAGGACAAAAATGAACTAGTAAAAATTCTAACCTACAATATTTACCATGGTGAAAACCCTTTTAATCCAGGGCAATCTAACCTGGATGAAATTGCGGCATTGATCAAAGAACTTAACCCAGATATGGTAGCCATGCAGGAAGTGGACAGTATGACTACCCGAACGGCAAAAGTTTATGGCACGAAAGTAGATTTAGTACAGCAACTGGCGGAGCTAACTGGGTACCATGGCTATTTTGCAAAAGCAATGGATTTTGCAGAAGGGGGCTATGGAGAGGGCTTGCTGATTAAAAATCCGGCTACTTTTGAAACTCAAAACTTGTCCATACCAGAAGGGGGCGAACCCAGAGCTGCGGCATGGGCTACCATCACCTTGGACTCCGGGACTAAAATCGCTTTTGCCGGCACCCACTTATGCCACCAATTTGAAAAAAACAGAATTGCCCAAGTTTCGGAAGTGAGCAAAAAAGCTAAAAAAGAAAGCCTACCAACAATTTGGGCAGGAGATTTAAATTTCACACCTACTTCCGAAGAATATCGAAGTATCAAAGGAAATTGGAAAGACGCGGGTGCATTGCCTACCCCCTATTCTCCCACCTATGGATCCATGGAAGATGGAGCGAGAATAGACTATGTATGGTATGACTCGAGCAAATTTTCACTTTTATCCTACGAGGTATTGAATGTTCCTCATTCGGATCATTATCCAGTACTTGTCACATTACAACTGAAATAA
- a CDS encoding PRC-barrel domain-containing protein — MNTDYHFPISSSTTCHCTIKTARDEKVGKIKDLMIDTETGEVVYAVLAIDEGFLNMGTKLLALPWQAFHFHTQQHDVIIVNVDKEKLEKAPGFDEDNWPSGPQHEFIDDIHTYYGFERRLIKA; from the coding sequence ATGAATACCGATTATCATTTCCCAATTAGTAGCTCTACTACCTGTCACTGCACCATTAAAACTGCAAGAGATGAGAAAGTAGGGAAAATCAAAGATTTAATGATTGACACAGAAACCGGAGAAGTAGTGTATGCTGTATTGGCAATTGACGAAGGCTTCCTAAATATGGGAACCAAACTTCTCGCTTTGCCATGGCAGGCATTTCATTTTCATACCCAACAACATGATGTCATCATTGTAAATGTAGATAAAGAAAAACTTGAAAAGGCTCCCGGGTTTGACGAGGACAATTGGCCTTCAGGTCCACAGCATGAATTCATTGATGATATTCATACGTATTATGGCTTCGAAAGAAGACTGATTAAGGCATAA